The nucleotide sequence GCTTTCGAAGACTCTAAGGAAGGGCTCAATTTCTTCGAGTGCTAATCCGCCCCATCTTAAGATTTGTGGAATATCCCCTTCGAAAGATATGATAGTCGATTCTACTCCTACTGAGGATGGTCCTCCATCCAAAATATAGTCTACCTTATCTCCAAGTTGGTCAGCCACATGTGCCGCTGAGGTAGGGCTGATGTATCCAAATGGGTTTGCACTCGGTGCTGCTAACGGGAAGGGGAGAAGCGATAGTAAACCTTGTGTGAGCGGATGTGAGGGCATTCGTATGCCAACTGATGGTAGCCCGGAAGTTACAAGGTCGGGTACAAGCTCTGTTTTAGGCAAAACAATGGTGAGAGGTCCAGGCCAGAATTCTTCAATGAGCTTTTCAGCCTCGCTCGGAAATGTTCGGGCAAGAAGATTCAGTTGATTAATACTTCCAATGTGCACAATGAGCGGATCAAAACTCGGACGATTTTTGGCCTCAAAGATTTTTAGAATTGCATCAGCATCCAGAGCATTGGCAGCCAATCCGTATACGGTTTCGGTGGGAATAGCTACCAGTCCGCCGTTTTTCAGGATTTCGGCAGCTTTTTCAATGTCTTGACCTATTTGCGCTTTCACAGGCTGCGAAGGTAATTCATGCAAGGTGAATAATTCAAAACCAAAGTATGAGCTCTATTACCAAAGGTCGAGCAATAGAGAAGAGAGGGTTCTTGCTTTTTCGAAAAGGGAATATAGATCCAATCCCCTTCGGCGATTGTGATTTTTCATTCAACAGAACCCTTTCAAGCAAGCTTGAGGCTTTTAAGGATAGCAGGATTGTTGATCCTTACATCTCCGAGAAGGGAACCAACATTCAATCTCCTTCGGTGATTGTGATTTTTCATTCAATAAAACCCTTTCAAGCAAGCTTGAGGCTTTTATTGAATGAAAAATCCCCGATCACTTGTGATCGGGGATTTTGGTCATCTAGTGATCGCGACAGGATTCGAACCTGTGACCGTCTGCTTAGAAGGCAGATGCTCTATCCAGCTGAGCTACGCGACCAAATCGGGGTGCAAAATTAATACTTCCTTTTACAAAGACTAGGTTTTGAATCGAAAATCGTAAAAATTGAATAGGGATGACTTTGCCAGAGGTTGAGAGGAAGGTGGAATTTAGTCAGAGTACTTCCGTTTTATCGCCTCTATCGCTTCGTCATCTTTGTCCACGGTTAGAAAGCTTAGTGCCTTTTGGCTTAATGCACGTCGAGGGGGTATTCCTGCCGATAAAGAAATTCATTTCAGACTTCAAGGTATACTTTGCTAAGAGGAGTATTCCGGGAGGAAGGGTAAATGTAAAATTGCAGTTAACTCTTATCTGTCAAAGTTGAGCAGTTGTAAAATAGTTTGATCAAAACAAGTTGTAATTCCTAAGAGGTTGGTAGTGGATGAATAATCCAATCGGATTGGTTTGGATTTTGTAATCACGAGAAGGCCGCAATTTTGATTGACCTTGATCAAATTTCAAGCTTCAATTCCCAGTTGCGTCATTATCCCTTATCTTCGCCGTCCTAAGTTATGGGCGAAAATTTTGATTGTATTTGGATTACCGGAGCAAGCTCGGGCATTGGAGCTGAAGCCGCCAAGCAGTATTCAAAAGGGAATAGCAGGCTGATTCTATCTGCTCGCAGTTTGGATAAACTACAAGCGCTAAAGAGTAGTTTGCCATGTCCTGAGAGGATCACTATAGCTGCTCTTGATTTATCCGATTCTTCTTCCATAAATACTGCTGTTGAACAAGTCTTGGCTAAAGAGATCATCCCAAATTTGGTGTTTCATGCAGGAGGAATTAGTCAACGCTCGTATGCTATGGAAACTTCGATTGAGGTTGATCGCCGAATTATGGAGGTCAATTACTTTGGCACCATAGAATTGACAAAAGCGCTCCTACCTGCGATGATAAAAAATGGTGGAGGTAGTTTTGCGGTGGTTACTAGTCTCGTAGGACTGTTCGGATATGGAGTACGTTCGGCATATTCAGCATCAAAACACGCATTACACGGATTTTTTGAGTCTCTCGATGTGGAACTGGGTGATCAGGGAATCAACTCAACTTTGATTTGTCCAGGCGGAGTTCAAACAAATATTTCTCTCAATGCGCTTCAAGGAGATGGGACCAAAACAGGTGAGATGGATGAAATGCAGAGTGAGGGAATGCCCGTAGCAGAGGCCGTATCAAAGATGATAGCGGGAGTCAAGCGAAAGAAGCATTTGCTAGTTATCGGAAGTGGGAAAGAAAAACTTGGCGTTTTTATGTACAAGTACTTCCCGAGTATTTTCTTTAAAATTGCAGCAAAGCAAAACCCAAGAGGATCAGTTAAGCTTTAAATCATGAGTAAAAACATCGGCGGAATTCAGCAGATTGGAATAGGTACGGTAGATGTACACAAAGAATGGGCCTGGTACCGAAAAAACTTCGGCATGGACATCCGAATCTTTGAAGACGCAGCAGAAGCTCCGCTCATGACTCCATACACAGGAGGAGTAGTTCAAAAAAGAGTAGCTGCCTTAGCAATGAATCTTGAAGGTGGTGGCGGCTTCGAAATATGGCAGTATACTTCTCGTACTCCCGAGCCTGCTGATTTCTCGATAACTCTTGCGGAAATAGGTTTCCTGGCCTGCAAAATGAAAACTCGAGATGCTGAGAAGGCATATCAACATTTGAAAAAGAATGGTGCTTCGCTGTTAACTGAGGTTAGAGTAAACCCTCTTGGTCAAAAGCACTTTTATCTCAATGACAAATCGGGAAACCTCTTCGAGATCTTGGAGGCGAATGAGTTTTTTAAAGACATCAATAGCCCTATTGGAGGAGTTTATGGTTGCTTAATCGGTGTTACTGACATGGATAAATCCATTTCTTTTTATAAAAACGTACTGAACTTTGATTTGATCAAATCTGATGAGCAAGGTATGTCTGAAGATTTTTCGGGACTTCCGGGCTCCAATCAGAAATTCAGACGAGTGATTCTGGAGAAGAGTAAGATGCCCATCGGCCCTTTTGCCCCATTGCTCGGCACGAATCAAATTGAATTGATCGAGCCACTTGAAAAAAAGGGAAAGAAGATTTTTGAAAGCAGATTCTGGGGTGATTTAGGATTTATCCACCTTTGCTTCGATGTTCAAGATATGGATGGATTGCGTTCTAAAGCAGAGGCTGAAAATCATCCTTTTACTGTAGACAGTGCCAATAGCTTTGATATGGGTAAAGCGGCAGGCAGATTTGCTTATGTCGAAGATCCCGATGGTGCTTTGATCGA is from Cryomorphaceae bacterium 1068 and encodes:
- a CDS encoding L-threonylcarbamoyladenylate synthase; this translates as MKAQIGQDIEKAAEILKNGGLVAIPTETVYGLAANALDADAILKIFEAKNRPSFDPLIVHIGSINQLNLLARTFPSEAEKLIEEFWPGPLTIVLPKTELVPDLVTSGLPSVGIRMPSHPLTQGLLSLLPFPLAAPSANPFGYISPTSAAHVADQLGDKVDYILDGGPSSVGVESTIISFEGDIPQILRWGGLALEEIEPFLRVFESSNQSSDNPSAPGMLSSHYAPSKKILIGSLDELIKSHRDEDCSYLSFQQAYEIPGEVLSQSGDMKEAARNLFAALRRLDNTSGSLILAEFVPNEGLGRAINDRLKRAAH
- a CDS encoding VOC family protein; the encoded protein is MSKNIGGIQQIGIGTVDVHKEWAWYRKNFGMDIRIFEDAAEAPLMTPYTGGVVQKRVAALAMNLEGGGGFEIWQYTSRTPEPADFSITLAEIGFLACKMKTRDAEKAYQHLKKNGASLLTEVRVNPLGQKHFYLNDKSGNLFEILEANEFFKDINSPIGGVYGCLIGVTDMDKSISFYKNVLNFDLIKSDEQGMSEDFSGLPGSNQKFRRVILEKSKMPIGPFAPLLGTNQIELIEPLEKKGKKIFESRFWGDLGFIHLCFDVQDMDGLRSKAEAENHPFTVDSANSFDMGKAAGRFAYVEDPDGALIEFVETHKLPIVEKWGWYLNLKKRGDQGKSLPKWLLNCFRFNRVKN
- a CDS encoding SDR family NAD(P)-dependent oxidoreductase, which encodes MGENFDCIWITGASSGIGAEAAKQYSKGNSRLILSARSLDKLQALKSSLPCPERITIAALDLSDSSSINTAVEQVLAKEIIPNLVFHAGGISQRSYAMETSIEVDRRIMEVNYFGTIELTKALLPAMIKNGGGSFAVVTSLVGLFGYGVRSAYSASKHALHGFFESLDVELGDQGINSTLICPGGVQTNISLNALQGDGTKTGEMDEMQSEGMPVAEAVSKMIAGVKRKKHLLVIGSGKEKLGVFMYKYFPSIFFKIAAKQNPRGSVKL